From the Arthrobacter sp. PM3 genome, one window contains:
- a CDS encoding FAD-dependent oxidoreductase yields the protein MSEYAPSTNDVRSTDVLVVGGGMAGLAGALALRENGANVTLVERAPEFGEVGAGLQMAPNASRVLKRWGLLEKALEIGVQPGHLVFRDAVTGEELTRQSLGGEFEERYGAPYVVIHRSDLHRVLLEGCEAAGVTLVNDVMVETVETVNGRGVVHTAAGVDYEADVVVGADGLKSTLRPLVSDDEPVSSAYVAYRGTVPITENTPKADLEDVIVYLGPDCHLVQYPLRKGELLNTVAVFKSASFERGEEQYGGVDELEAAYKDCVPAVREALKNLATGIRWPMYDRNPIENWVAGRMVLMGDAAHPMLQYLAQGACQALEDAAVLQDVTNGTVFTADGVNPEAWDGALREFNTIRAGRTARVQRTARIWGESWHVSGLARTLRNLLFKSRKDNDFQYNDWLYGQDGDGVPAAHSEAARLVLPA from the coding sequence ATGTCTGAGTACGCCCCGTCCACCAACGATGTCCGGTCCACCGATGTCCTCGTCGTCGGGGGCGGCATGGCCGGGCTGGCCGGGGCGCTTGCCCTGCGCGAGAACGGCGCCAACGTCACCCTCGTGGAGCGGGCACCCGAATTCGGCGAGGTCGGCGCGGGCCTGCAGATGGCCCCCAATGCCTCCCGCGTCCTGAAGCGCTGGGGCCTGCTGGAAAAGGCGCTGGAGATCGGCGTCCAGCCCGGGCACCTGGTCTTCCGCGACGCCGTCACCGGCGAGGAGCTCACCCGCCAGAGCCTTGGCGGGGAATTCGAGGAACGCTACGGTGCGCCCTACGTCGTGATCCACCGCAGCGACCTGCACCGGGTCCTGCTCGAAGGCTGCGAAGCTGCCGGGGTCACGCTCGTCAACGACGTCATGGTCGAGACCGTGGAAACCGTCAACGGCCGCGGCGTGGTCCACACCGCAGCCGGCGTGGACTATGAGGCCGACGTCGTGGTCGGTGCCGACGGCCTGAAGTCCACCCTGCGGCCGCTGGTGTCCGACGACGAGCCCGTCTCGTCCGCGTACGTGGCCTACCGGGGCACCGTGCCGATCACCGAAAACACGCCCAAGGCCGACCTCGAGGACGTGATCGTCTACCTCGGACCCGACTGCCACCTGGTCCAGTACCCGCTGCGCAAGGGCGAGCTGCTGAACACCGTGGCCGTGTTCAAGTCCGCCTCGTTCGAGCGCGGCGAAGAGCAGTACGGCGGCGTCGACGAACTGGAGGCCGCGTACAAGGACTGCGTCCCCGCCGTCCGGGAGGCCCTGAAGAACCTGGCCACCGGCATCCGCTGGCCCATGTACGACCGCAACCCGATCGAAAACTGGGTCGCCGGCCGGATGGTCCTCATGGGCGACGCCGCCCACCCGATGCTCCAGTACCTCGCCCAGGGCGCCTGCCAGGCGCTCGAGGACGCCGCCGTGCTGCAGGACGTGACCAACGGCACCGTCTTCACCGCGGACGGCGTAAACCCGGAAGCCTGGGACGGTGCGCTCCGGGAGTTCAACACCATCCGGGCCGGCCGCACCGCCCGGGTCCAGCGCACGGCCCGCATCTGGGGCGAGTCCTGGCACGTGTCCGGACTGGCCCGGACACTGCGCAACCTGCTGTTCAAGAGCCGGAAGGACAACGACTTCCAGTACAACGACTGGCTGTACGGCCAGGACGGCGACGGCGTGCCGGCCGCACACAGCGAGGCGGCCCGGCTGGTGCTTCCCGCCTAG
- a CDS encoding IclR family transcriptional regulator, whose product MQNKPAAVSARKPAQKRPTYSIEAVDNALVLLQLLRDTGTLRLKDAAAELGVAPSTAHRLLAMLVYRGFAVQDETRRYVPGPAMGVGPAGLSWTKLLRTLAQPHMELLSARINETVNLMIRVGTKVRFLATVEGTNVLRVGDRQGTVMPASRTSGGKAMLAELDLPLLEQLFRSSNAEIGGDTIPDSEYPAFLRELESIRANGFAANFEGTEEGVSALGMALHNRQGQVVGALSVAAPSIRFRAVFDAGLVAALRETRRQLEIDIAANPAEPD is encoded by the coding sequence GTGCAGAACAAACCGGCAGCCGTGTCCGCCCGCAAGCCCGCGCAGAAGCGGCCCACCTATTCCATCGAGGCGGTGGACAACGCCCTGGTGCTGCTGCAGTTGCTGCGCGACACCGGCACGCTGCGGCTCAAGGACGCCGCGGCGGAACTGGGCGTGGCGCCCTCGACCGCCCACCGCCTCCTGGCCATGCTGGTGTACCGGGGGTTCGCCGTGCAGGACGAAACCCGCCGCTACGTCCCGGGCCCGGCCATGGGCGTGGGACCGGCCGGCCTGAGCTGGACCAAGCTGCTGCGCACGCTCGCCCAGCCGCACATGGAACTGCTCTCGGCCCGGATCAACGAGACCGTCAACCTCATGATCCGGGTCGGGACGAAGGTCCGGTTCCTGGCCACGGTGGAGGGGACCAACGTGCTGCGGGTCGGCGACCGCCAGGGCACGGTGATGCCGGCCAGCAGGACCTCCGGGGGGAAGGCGATGCTGGCGGAGCTGGATCTGCCCCTCCTTGAGCAGCTGTTCCGCAGCAGCAACGCGGAGATCGGCGGCGACACCATCCCGGACAGCGAGTATCCGGCGTTCCTCCGCGAGCTGGAGTCCATCCGCGCGAACGGCTTCGCCGCCAATTTTGAAGGAACCGAAGAGGGCGTCAGCGCCCTCGGCATGGCCCTCCACAACCGGCAAGGGCAGGTGGTGGGGGCGCTCAGCGTCGCCGCGCCGTCCATCCGGTTCAGGGCGGTGTTCGACGCCGGGCTGGTGGCGGCCCTGCGCGAAACCCGCCGCCAACTGGAGATCGACATCGCCGCGAACCCTGCCGAGCCGGACTGA
- a CDS encoding aromatic acid/H+ symport family MFS transporter — MNHTPSAAAPERSAPGVPGPATADGPASRFSKGSALAVLVCWLLVVFDGYDLIVYGTVQSSLISETGWGLNKATAGTIGSMAFVGMMIGAIFAGRMADSWGRRRTILGCAIAFSIFTILCAFAPSAPVFGALRLLAGIGLGGLVPSANALVAELVTAKWRSTIATLMMSGVPIGGSIAALVGIQLIPAFGWESMFLVASVALLVVVPLGVKYLPETLAPAGAADRTVRTPAGNGQPASEPAGFSSLLRAPYLGVSVLFALATIATLFAWYGLGTWLPNLMQLAGYNLGSALTFALALNLGAVAGSVITAWAGTRFGPIPTGIAAAAVAAGALVVLVTGPPVGVVYFMLVLAGVGTHGTQCLIIAAVASHYPGHLRGTALGWALGTGRIGAVAAPQVGGLLLASGLGVTSNFLAFAGAAVIAAVLLAAVGLNLKSKISPSSTGASNV; from the coding sequence ATGAATCACACACCTTCCGCTGCAGCGCCGGAGCGGTCCGCGCCGGGCGTTCCCGGCCCCGCCACCGCTGACGGTCCTGCCTCACGGTTCTCCAAAGGCTCGGCACTGGCCGTCCTTGTCTGCTGGCTTCTGGTGGTCTTCGACGGCTACGACCTCATCGTCTACGGCACCGTCCAGTCGTCGCTGATCTCCGAAACCGGCTGGGGCCTGAACAAGGCCACCGCCGGAACGATCGGTTCCATGGCTTTCGTGGGGATGATGATCGGGGCGATCTTCGCCGGGCGCATGGCCGATTCCTGGGGCCGCCGCCGCACCATCCTGGGCTGCGCCATTGCCTTTTCGATTTTCACCATCCTCTGCGCCTTTGCCCCCAGCGCGCCCGTCTTCGGGGCCCTGCGGCTTCTGGCCGGCATCGGGCTCGGCGGCCTCGTGCCGTCGGCGAACGCGCTTGTGGCCGAACTCGTCACCGCGAAGTGGCGGTCCACGATCGCCACGTTGATGATGTCCGGCGTCCCGATTGGCGGATCCATCGCCGCGCTGGTCGGCATCCAGCTGATCCCCGCGTTCGGCTGGGAGTCCATGTTCCTGGTCGCGTCGGTTGCCCTGCTCGTCGTGGTGCCGCTCGGCGTGAAATACCTTCCGGAGACGCTGGCGCCGGCCGGCGCAGCGGACAGGACCGTCCGGACACCGGCCGGAAACGGGCAACCGGCCAGCGAGCCTGCCGGTTTCTCCTCCCTGCTCCGGGCCCCGTACCTGGGGGTGAGTGTGTTGTTCGCCCTGGCGACGATTGCGACGCTCTTCGCCTGGTACGGCCTGGGCACCTGGCTGCCGAACCTCATGCAGCTGGCCGGCTACAACCTGGGATCCGCCCTGACGTTCGCCCTGGCCCTCAACCTGGGCGCGGTGGCCGGCTCGGTCATCACGGCCTGGGCGGGCACCCGCTTCGGTCCCATCCCCACCGGGATCGCTGCGGCCGCCGTCGCCGCCGGTGCCCTCGTGGTCCTGGTGACCGGACCGCCCGTGGGCGTCGTCTACTTCATGCTGGTCCTCGCCGGCGTGGGCACCCACGGCACGCAGTGCCTCATTATCGCTGCGGTCGCGAGCCACTATCCCGGGCACCTGCGCGGCACCGCGCTGGGCTGGGCGCTGGGGACGGGCCGCATCGGCGCCGTCGCCGCACCCCAGGTCGGCGGGCTCCTGCTCGCCTCCGGGCTGGGCGTCACTTCGAATTTCCTCGCCTTCGCCGGTGCAGCGGTCATCGCCGCGGTCCTGCTGGCCGCCGTCGGGCTCAACCTCAAATCAAAAATCTCACCCTCATCTACAGGAGCAAGCAATGTCTGA